A genomic stretch from Mycosarcoma maydis chromosome 3, whole genome shotgun sequence includes:
- a CDS encoding uncharacterized protein (related to BNA3 - kynurenine aminotransferase), whose translation MSVPSAPEYYLNPNLHINTIDPPVQIGAKWARAYPSSASPLAAADVLPHFGLLNLAQGVPDLPPTPEFLQRIQFEALPENVPLPARHTHGYGPVFGDPSLRQAVARDINRVYRTPGKGNRNEVTQDDVAITAGCNLAFATIATSLCAPGDALVVCDPWYFNHQMTLTAFGIQIAAVHTKPPNYFPDLVKIRALLTIDNRAFKTVIKGVVLVTPNNPTGAIYPPDLIRDIAVVCRDFKVPLILDETYRDFVLTGNDLDDEAQTSGSDSTSSLPYNFARPHNLFEEDPRHPLIPNSYANWDWRHGLIQLFSFSKSYAIPGHRLGGFVAHPALLEQRIKDDSGADKVIFGPAAKALDNFQVAPPRTDTQRAVAWAIEDPQQLRWRSHVATELRNRRRALVHGLSKPVAPFLNQDASSLANSTADTSLAKSPKDWGWHVESTGAYYAFLRHPFTSIPSDKVAQALAELVGVVTLPGSFFMPVGADATSPDSPGSRLRVSVANVTTESLAKLPERLAILSELWHKKGAGWGVTFK comes from the exons ATGTCTGTACCGTCTGCGCCCGAATACTACCTCAATCCCAACCTTCATATCAACACCATCGATCCGCCAGTACAGATTGGCGCCAAATGGGCACGCGCGTATCCTTCGAGTGCGTCGCCATTAGCAGCAGCGGACGTGTTGCCAcactttggcttgctcaacCTTGCACAGGGCGTGCCAGACCTCCCGCCTACACCTGAATTTCTCCAACGCATTCAGTTCGAAGCTCTTCCAGAGAACGTGCCTTTGCCAGCACGTCATACACATGGCTACGGGCCCGTATTTGGCGATCCGAGTCTACGACAAGCTGTCGCAAGGGATATCAATCGAGTCTACCGAACACCTGGCAAAGGAAACCGGAACGAGGTCACACAAGACGATGTTGCGATCACCGCCGGCTGCAACCTTGCCTTCGCCACAATTGCGACCTCGCTCTGTGCTCCGGGAGATGCGCTCGTTGTTTGCGATCCGTGGTACTTTAACCATCAGATGACCTTGACAGCCTTCGGAATTCAGATCGCTGCAGTACACACAAAGCCACCAAACTACTTTCCTGATCTCGTAAAGATCCGTGCGTTGTTGACAATCGATAACCGCGCTTTCAAAACGGTCATCAAGGGTGTTGTATTGGTGACACCGAACAATCCGACAGGCGCAATCTATCCTCCAGATCTGATTCGCGACATTGCTGTAGTGTGCAGAGATTTCAAAGTGCCGCTCATTCTCGATGAAAC CTACCGCGACTTCGTATTGACAGGCAACGACCTCGACGATGAGGCCCAGACCTCTGGCTCAGATTCAACTTCTTCTCTTCCGTACAACTTTGCGCGTCCGCACAACCTGTTCGAGGAAGACCCTCGCCATCCGCTCATACCAAATAGCTATGCTAATTGGGACTGGCGTCACGGCCTCATCCAGCTGTTCAGCTTTTCAAAAAGCTACGCCATCCCAGGACATCGTCTAGGCGGCTTTGTAGCACACccagcgctgctcgagcagagaATCAAAGACGATTCAGGCGCCGACAAGGTGATCTTTGGTCCTGCAGCTAAAGCGCTCGACAATTTCCAAGTGGCTCCGCCGCGCACCGACACTCAAAGAGCAGTTGCGTGGGCGATCGAGGATCCGCAGCAACTCAGATGGCGCAGCCACGTCGCAACCGAGCTTCGCAATCGTAGGCGCGCCTTGGTTCACGGTCTCTCGAAGCCTGTCGCCCCGTTCCTCAACCAAGACGCCAGCTCACTGGCCAATTCCACCGCGGACACTAGCTTGGCCAAGTCGCCCAAAGACTGGGGCTGGCACGTGGAGTCGACGGGCGCCTACTACGCCTTCTTGCGCCACCCTTTCACTTCGATTCCGTCGGACAAAGTGGCGCAAGCGCTTGcagagctcgtcggcgtcgtaACACTGCCCGGCTCTTTCTTCATGCCCGTTGGTGCGGATGCGACTTCGCCAGATTCCCCTGGCTCGCGTCTGCGTGTCTCGGTTGCCAATGTAACCACCGAAAGCTTGGCCAAGTTGCCAGAAAGATTGGCCATCTTGAGCGAGTTATGGCACAAAAAGGGCGCTGGATGGGGTGTCACTTTCAAGTGA
- a CDS encoding glycerol-3-phosphate dehydrogenase (related to GUT2 - glycerol-3-phosphate dehydrogenase, mitochondrial): protein MFRRTLSAAPRAGVRLASTSSTSSSAGQRRTLTNRSVLVAVALAGGAVATYSLTKPSLYAEAPDTVPGDTRPHPLWSPPTRAQMLEALKQSSAKSLRPIASKGRSDNSSLLPLAKDATSSSPSPAASEQLGGTAASRSGDEDGEGFDILVVGGGATGAGVAVDAATRGLSVAMVERDDFGAGTSSKSTKLVHGGVRYLQKAVFELDYEQYKMVREALHERKTFLKIAPYLSDHLPIMLPVYKYWQIPYYWAGTKMYDILAGSENMESSYVLGKGKALEAFPMLKSAGLAGAVVYYDGQHNDTRMNVALAMTAVHHGAVVANHTEVVAIHKKPAAGKPDQICGARVRDVLTGDEWDVKCKCLINATGPFSDTLRKLDAPTSQEIVAASSGVHITLPGYFSPRDMGLIDPQTSDGRVIFFLPWQGNTIAGTTDTAAPVEAHPRPKEEEIQWILDEVRNYLSPDIKVRRGDVLSAWSGLRPLVKDPAATDTQSLVRNHMINVSESGLLTIAGGKWTTYREMAEQTVDRAIADFKLKPQRGCVTKNTRLLGSHGWTKTMYVKLLQRFGLETDVARHLSNTYGDRAWSVCSIAEPTGQRWPVHGKRIDQLYPYIEAEIRYACRSEYAATAQDFIARRTRLSFLNAEATVDALPRVIDVMAEELGWDEQRKKHEWAEGVEFMASMGLQPARVQQLKETSLDQMRKQRQSQQQAFKVSSLGAASLDDKDALAISGCASFNSEEMDELRAKFKLLDVNRDGKLDSKDLKQVLQRIGYSDVDDSTLRGIVNEVDFTKTGALHFEDFLDVFAALKDARLENAFTHILSEMDSQGLQPPSHDPVGPAAKEQSQRRDASRTIPVEKSGGGW from the coding sequence ATGTTCCGCAGGACTTTGAGCGCGGCGCCTCGCGCTGGCGTGCGACTCGCCTCGACATCCTCtacatcgtcgtcggccgGTCAACGACGAACCCTAACGAATCGTTCCGTGCTTGTAGCTGTTGCACTCGCCGGTGGTGCTGTCGCTACCTACTCCCTCACCAAGCCGAGCCTGTACGCCGAGGCTCCCGATACCGTGCCCGGCGATACTCGTCCGCATCCTCTGTGGTCGCCACCTACGCGCGCTcagatgctcgaggctCTCAAGCAGTCTTCAGCAAAAAGTCTCCGACCCATCGCTTCGAAAGGCAGGTCAGAcaactcgagcttgttACCTCTTGCCAAAGATGCCACTTCTAGCAGCCCTAGCCCGGCTGCCTCGGAGCAATTGGGCGGTACCGCCGCCTCTCGCAGCGGCGATGAAGACGGCGAGGGCTTCGACATTCTCGttgtcggtggtggtgccaCAGGCGCCGGtgtcgctgtcgatgcCGCCACTCGTGGTCTCAGCGTAGCCATGGTCGAACGTGACGACTTTGGTGCCGGTACTTCCTCCAAGTCGACCAAACTTGTCCACGGCGGTGTTCGTTACCTCCAGAAAGCCGTCTTTGAGCTCGACTACGAACAGTACAAGATGGTGCGAGAAGCGCTGCACGAGCGCAAGACGTTCCTCAAGATCGCTCCGTACCTCTCTGACCACCTTCCCATCATGCTTCCCGTCTACAAGTACTGGCAAATCCCCTACTACTGGGCTGGTACCAAGATGTACGACATTCTTGCCGGCTCTGAAAACATGGAAAGCTCCTACGTGCTCGGCAAGGGCAAAGCGCTCGAGGCGTTCCCCATGCTCAAGTCGGCCGGTCTCGCCGGTGCCGTCGTCTACTACGATGGTCAGCACAACGACACTCGCATGAACGTTGCTCTCGCCATGACCGCCGTGCATCACGGTGCCGTTGTCGCCAACCACACCGAGGTGGTGGCTATCCACAAGaagcctgctgctggcaaGCCCGACCAGATCTGCGGTGCTCGTGTCCGCGATGTGCTCACTGGTGACGAATGGGACGTCAAGTGCAAGTGTCTCATCAACGCCACAGGTCCCTTTTCCGACACGCTGCGTAAGCTCGACGCACCCACCTCTCAAGAAAttgttgctgcttcttccggAGTCCACATCACGCTTCCCGGCTACTTTTCGCCACGCGACATGGGTCTGATCGACCCACAGACCTCGGATGGCCGAGTCATCTTTTTCCTGCCATGGCAGGGAAACACCATCGCCGGTACCACCGATACCGCTGCTCCAGTGGAGGCGCATCCTCGCCCCAAGGAGGAAGAGATCCAGTGGATTCTGGACGAAGTGCGCAACTACCTCAGCCCCGATATCAAGGTGCGACGAGGCGACGTGCTTAGCGCCTGGTCGGGTCTGCGACCCTTGGTCAAGGATCCTGCTGCTACCGATACGCAGTCGCTTGTTCGAAACCACATGATCAACGTCTCCGAGTCGGGCTTGCTGACCATCGCCGGTGGCAAGTGGACCACGTACCGCGAGATGGCCGAACAGACCGTGGACCGCGCTATCGCAGATTTCAAGCTCAAGCCTCAGCGTGGCTGTGTGACCAAGAACACGCGCTTGCTCGGAAGCCACGGCTGGACAAAGACCATGTACGTCAAGCTTTTGCAGCGCTTCGGTCTCGAGACCGACGTTGCGCGTCACTTGTCCAACACGTACGGTGACCGTGCCTGGAGCGTGTGTTCGATTGCCGAGCCTACCGGCCAGAGATGGCCGGTGCACGGCAAGCGTATTGACCAACTCTACCCTTACATTGAGGCTGAGATCCGATACGCATGTCGCAGCGAGTATGCTGCTACGGCGCAGGACTTTATCGCTCGTCGAACGCGTTTGTCCTTCCTCAACGCCGAGGCAACCGTGGATGCGCTGCCGCGCGTGATTGACGTGATGGCCGAGGAGCTGGGCTGGGACGAACAGCGAAAGAAGCACGAGTGGGCCGAGGGAGTCGAGTTCATGGCCAGCATGGGTCTTCAGCCGGCTCGTGTGCAACAACTCAAGGAGACGTCACTGGACCAGAtgcgcaagcagcgtcagaGCCAGCAACAGGCGTTCAAGGTATCTTCGCTCGGCGCCGCCTCGCTAGATGACAAGGATGCTTTGGCCATCAGCGGCTGCGCTTCTTTCAATTCggaagagatggacgagctgcgtgCCAAattcaagctgctcgacgtcaACCGcgacggcaagctcgactcAAAGGATCTCAAAcaggtgctgcagcgcaTCGGATACTCGGACGTCGACGACTCGACGCTGCGCGGTATCGTCAATGAGGTGGATTTCACCAAGACTGGTGCACTCCACTTTGAAGACTTTTTGGACGTCTTTGCGGCGCTGAAAGATGCGCGTTTGGAAAATGCCTTTACTCACATcttgagcgagatggactCACAAGGCTTGCAGCCTCCCTCGCACGACCCTGTTGGACCTGCGGCCAAGGAGCAGAGCCAGAGACGCGATGCTAGCCGCACCATTCCTGTTGAGAAGAGTGGTGGCGGGTGGTAA
- a CDS encoding mitochondrial 54S ribosomal protein bL28m (related to MRPL24 - mitochondrial ribosomal protein, large subunit), whose translation MFFTAIRLGSRTTYRGAKGSGSGASTRTSAFSSPKSRNSALGALATGTIFKRSQRGLYDGKMIQSGHNVPKSRQKTARTWSPNIQSKKLWSNTLDRFVRAKVSTSALRSMDKMGGLDIYLAKTSSEKLGEWGRNLRDTLALRLRSKRLKLERTARQL comes from the coding sequence ATGTTCTTCACAGCCATCCGTCTCGGCTCACGAACGACATATCGTGGAGCCAAAGGTTCTGGCTCCGGCGCCTCTACGCGCACGTCGGCATTCTCGTCACCCAAATCGCGCAATTCCGCACTGGGCGCGCTTGCGACTGGCACCATCTTCAAACGCTCGCAACGCGGACTTTACGACGGCAAGATGATCCAGTCCGGCCACAACGTGCCGAAATCGCGGCAGAAAACCGCACGAACCTGGTCACCCAACATCCAGAGCAAAAAACTGTGGtccaacacgctcgaccGCTTCGTGCGCGCCAAagtgtcgacgagcgcacTCAGATCCATGGACAAAATGGGCGGCTTGGACATCTACCTCGCCAAGACCAGCTCGGAAAAACTCGGCGAATGGGGTAGAAACTTGAGAGATACCCTGGCACTGAGACTGCGCAGTAAAAGATTGAAGCTCGAGAGGACTGCTAGACAGTTGTAG
- a CDS encoding peptide alpha-N-acetyltransferase MAK3 (related to MAK3 N-acetyltransferase) yields the protein MSTLVSLIEKELSEPYIVYTYRYFVNQWPSLCFFAFHPSSTDAVGVIVCKLDRHLKGALRLMRGYIAMISVKHCFRGQGIAKKLVKRALHEMVEKGAQEVVLETEADNTAALGLYESLGFVREKRLHRFYLNGKDSFRLVLPVPKSMQRPIAPGIDSPPPTDLVQPPFPPSSPSAPPTINNEQHPFADTPTTHSIP from the coding sequence ATGTCAACGCTCGTCTCTCTCATCGAAAAGGAGCTTTCGGAACCATACATCGTCTACACGTATCGCTACTTTGTCAATCAATGGCCCTCACTCTGCTTTTTCGCTTTTCACCCTTCCTCCACCGACGCTGTGGGCGTGATCGTatgcaagctcgaccgACACCTCAAAGGCGCGTTGCGTCTGATGCGTGGGTACATCGCCATGATCTCGGTCAAGCATTGCTTTCGAGGTCAAGGCATCGCAAAGAAGCTCGTGAAACGAGCGTTGCacgagatggtcgagaaaggagcgcaagaagtggtgctcgagaccgaagcGGATAACACGGCAGCGTTGGGGCTGTATGAATCATTGGGATTCGTGAGGGAGAAACGGTTGCATCGGTTCTATCTGAACGGAAAGGATTCTTTCAGGCTCGTCCTGCCCGTTCCAAAGAGTATGCAGAGACCAATAGCGCCAGGGATAGATTCGCCACCTCCAACAGATCTCGTCCAACCACCGTTtccaccaagctcgccatcaGCTCCGCCGACAATCAACAACGAACAACATCCGTTTGCCGATACCCCAACCACCCACAGCATACCTTGA
- a CDS encoding putative GTPase-activating protein SEC23, giving the protein MNVDDVEDRDGVRLSWNVWPSSKIEATRTVVPISALYTPLKEREDLPPVLYEPVTCKPPCRAVLNPYCQIDVRGKLWICPFCLSRNAFPPHYKDISSTNLPAELLPKYTTIEYTLSRPAQIPPIFLYVVDTCMDDDDLKALREALVVSLSLLPPNALVGLITYGTMAQVHELGYDACPKSYVFRGTKEYAPKAIQDMLGLNPGARPMGAGAPGAPGGPSQAPRPPNATAQMGASRFLLPVSQCEFQLTQILEQLQKDPWPVANDKRSQRCTGVALSVAVGMLETTFPNTGARVMLFCGGPATEGPGMVVSTELRERIRSHHDIDKDNAKYYKRAIKFYEAMAKRAAGNGHTIDVFAGCLDQVGLLEMKGLANLTNGHMILADSFQMGIFKQSFHRLFQKDDQGHLQMGFNATLDVQCTKELKVSGLIGHAVSANKKSGCVGETEIGIGQTSAWKLCSLTPRTSAGIYFEVVTPAGQPMQPGSRGLIQFVTHYQHASGQYRLRVTTIARNFAEGGSGQIAASFDQEAAAVLMARIAVFKAEIDDSPDVLRWLDRMLIRLCQKFADYRKDDPTSFRLGENFSIYPQFMFHLRRSQFLQVFNNSPDETAFYRHVLNTEDVNNSLIMIQPTLMSYGFEGPPQPVLLDSVSIRPDVVLLLDTFFHILIFHGETVAQWRKAGYQDQEGYENFKEVLENPRADAQDLLADRFPIPRYIVCDQNGSQARFLLSKLNPSTTHMSGGMYGSSGNSGAAIFTDDVSLQVFMEHLKRLAVGASSN; this is encoded by the exons ATGAACGTCGATGATGtcgaggatcgagatggcgtTCGCCTCTCGTGGAACGTCTGGCCTTCctccaagatcgaggctACTAGGACCGTAGTCCCCATCAGCGCCCTCTACACCCCTCTTAAGGAGCGTGAGGATCTGCCTCCCGTGCTTTACGAACCTGTCACCTGCAAGCCTCCTTGCCGAGCCGTCCTGAATCCTTACTG CCAAATCGACGTACGCGGAAAGCTCTGGATCTGTCCCTTCTGTCTCTCGCGAAACGCGTTTCCTCCTCACTACAAGGACATCAGCAGTACCAACCTACccgccgagctgcttcCCAAGTACACCACCATCGAGTATACCCTCAGCCGTCCCGCTCAAATTCCACCCATTTTCCTCTACGTCGTCGACACCTGCAtggacgatgatgaccTCAAGGCGTTGCGCGAGGCTCTCGTTGTCAGCTTGAGCCTACTCCCTCCCAACGCTCTCGTCGGTCTCATTACCTATGGTACCATGGCCCAGGTTCACGAGCTCGGCTACGACGCCTGTCCCAAGAGCTACGTCTTTCGTGGAACCAAGGAGTATGCTCCCAAGGCTATCCAGGACATGCTCGGCCTCAACCCGGGCGCTCGTCCCATGGGCGCTGGCGCTCCCGGTGCTCCCGGCGGTCCCTCTCAGGCTCCTCGTCCGCCCAACGCTACCGCGCAGATGGGCGCTTCGCGTTTCCTTTTGCCCGTCTCGCAGTGCGAGTTCCAGCTGACGCAGATCCTCGAACAGCTCCAAAAGGACCCTTGGCCTGTCGCTAACGACAAGCGAAGCCAGCGTTGCACCGGCGTTGCGCTCAGCGTCGCCGTAGGCATGCTTGAGACCACGTTCCCCAACACGGGTGCGCGCGTCATGCTCTTCTGCGGTGGTCCCGCCACCGAAGGTCCTGGCATGGTGGTTTCCACCGAGCTGCGTGAACGCATTCGATCGCACCACGACATTGACAAGGACAACGCAAAGTACTACAAGCGCGCCATCAAGTTCTACGAAGCCATGGCCAAGCGCGCTGCAGGCAATGGACATACGATCGACGTCTTTGCCGGTTGTCTCGACCAGGTGGgtctgctcgagatgaAGGGTCTCGCCAACCTCACCAACGGCCACATGATCCTCGCCGATAGCTTTCAGATGGGTATCTTCAAGCAGAGTTTCCACCGCCTCTTTCAGAAGGACGACCAAGGCCATTTGCAGATGGGCTTCAACGCTACTCTGGACGTGCAGTGCaccaaggagctcaaggTGTCGGGTCTCATCGGTCACGCCGTCTCCGCCAACAAAAAGTCGGGCTGTGTCGGTGAAACCGAGATCGGTATCGGCCAGACCTCGGCGTGGAAGCTGTGCTCGCTCACGCCTCGCACCTCGGCGGGCATCTACTTTGAGGTGGTGACGCCTGCAGGACAGCCCATGCAGCCAGGTTCACGAGGTCTCATCCAGTTTGTCACGCACTATCAGCACGCTTCGGGCCAGTACCGTCTTCGCGTGACCACGATTGCGCGAAACTTTGCCGAGGGCGGCTCAGGCCAGATCGCCGCCTCGTTTGACCAGGAGGCAGCTGCGGTGCTCATGGCCAGGATCGCCGTGTTCAAGGCTGAGATCGACGATAGTCCGGACGTGCTTCGCTGGCTGGATCGCATGCTGATCCGACTGTGTCAGAAGTTTGCCGACTACCGCAAGGACGATCCGACGTCGTTCCGGTTGGGCGAAAACTTTAGCATCTACCCTCAGTTTATGTTCCACCTTCGTCGATCGCAGTTTTTGCAGGTGTTTAACAACTCGCCAGACGAGACGGCCTTCTACCGACACGTGCTCAACACGGAGGACGTGAACAACTCGCTGATCATGATTCAGCCGACGCTCATGTCGTACGGATTCGAAGGACCGCCGCAACCGGTGTTGCTGGACTCGGTCTCGATTCGACCGGACgtggtgttgctgctggacACGTTCTTCCACATTCTCATATTCCACGGAGAGACGGTGGCGCAGTGGAGGAAGGCGGGATATCAGGATCAAGAGGGGTACGAGAACTTTAAAGAGGTCTTGGAGAATCCGAGGGCGGATGCGCAGGATCTGCTGGCGGACCGATTCCCGATTCCGCGATACATTGTTTGCGACCAGAACGGATCGCAGGCGAGGTTCTTGTTGAGCAAACTGAACCCCTCGACGACGCACATGAGCGGAGGCATGTACGGCTCTTCGGGTAACAGTGGCGCTGCTATCTTTACCGATGACGTGTCGCTGCAGGTGTTTATGGAGCATCTCAAGAGGTTGGCCGTCGGTGCTTCGTCCAACTag
- a CDS encoding uncharacterized protein (related to Mitochondrial DnaJ chaperone), translating to MMATTTYRSLSSATLTNSSTSVCSSLHPTAIRCISSSSWSSTCPTSTSRSTASASRSLSSPFRPSSSVLLGHTFPNRIATPIMIGAGLVTAGLIANLLLGSKGAGTPASGKWIKGGFNAKMDKKEAAQILGLRETALTKAKVKEAHRRMMIANHPDRGGAPYLASKINEAKDLLDKTVSR from the exons ATGATGGCTACGACCACATATCGCTCGCTGTCTAGCGCCACGCTCACGAACAGCTCCACGTCCGTTTGCTCCAGCCTCCACCCTACCGCGATACGATGCatctcctcgtcgtcttggtcgagcaCCTGCCCAACTTCAACATCTCGCTCCacagcatcggcatcaCGATCTCTCTCCTCGCCGTTTCGACCCAGCTCGTCCGTTCTACTTGGTCATACGTTTCCTAATCGCATTGCCACACCCATCATGATTGGCGCTGGGTTGGTGACGGCTGGTCTCATCGCCAACCTTTTGCTCGGCTCCAAAGGCGCGGGCACACCTGCGAGTGGAAAATGGATCAAGGGTGGCTTCAATGCCAAGATggacaagaaggaagcAGCTCAAATCTTGGGCTTGAGAGAAACCGCTTTGACAAAGGCCAAAGTCAAAGAGGCGCATAGGAGAATGATGATCGCTAACCATCCGGATCGCGGTGGTGCGCCCTACCTCGCCTCCA AAATCAACGAGGCAAAAGACTTGCTCGACAAAACAGTCTCTCGCTAG
- a CDS encoding putative H(+)-transporting V1 sector ATPase subunit B, whose translation MSDPRMSDKELFEINAQAAVKNYSVDPRLDYRTVSAINGPLVVLENVKFPSYNEIVSLTLPDGSRRGGQVLEVSGNKAIVQVFEGTSGIDVRDTHIEFTGSSMKLPVSEDMQGRIFNGSGAPIDKGPRVFAEDYLDINGSPINPFSRVYPEEMIQTGISTIDTMNSIARGQKIPIFSAAGLPHNEIAAQICRQAGLVKRPGAGKGVHDDHEDNFSIVFGAMGVNMETARFFKQDFEENGSLDRVTLFLNLANDPTIERIITPRLALTTAEYYAYQLEKHVLVVLTDMTSYADALREVSAAREEVPGRRGYPGYMYTDLSTIYERAGRVAGRNGSITQIPILTMPNEDMTHPIPDLTGYITEGQIYVDRQLHNRQIYPPINVLPSLSRLMKSAIGAKHTRADHSDVSNQMYAAYATGRDAAAMKAVVGEEALSAEDKLAIEFMENFEGKFIKQGAYENRHIFESLDIGWDLLRIFPKEQLNRISPKIIKEYYSRRAKKQDAKQDGNKDTKDNSQQNGNPNQDAKLVDA comes from the coding sequence ATGTCGGATCCTCGCATGAGCGACAAGGAGCTCTTTGAGATCAATGCTCAAGCTGCCGTCAAGAACTACAGCGTCGATCCTCGTCTGGACTACCGCACTGTTTCCGCCATTAACGGTCCGCTCGTCGTTCTGGAAAATGTCAAGTTTCCTTCGTACAACGAGATTGTCTCGCTCACTTTGCCCGACGGCTCGCGTCGTGGCGGCCAGGTGCTCGAAGTCTCGGGCAACAAGGCTATCGTCCAGGTGTTCGAGGGCACTTCGGGTATCGACGTGCGCGACACCCACATCGAGTTCACCGGCTCTTCGATGAAGTTGCCCGTCTCTGAAGACATGCAGGGTCGCATCTTTAACGGTTCCGGTGCGCCCATCGACAAGGGTCCGCGTGTCTTTGCTGAAGACTACCTCGACATCAACGGTTCACCTATCAATCCCTTCTCTCGTGTCTACCCCGAAGAGATGATCCAGACGGGTATCTCGACCATCGACACGATGAACTCGATCGCACGTGGTCAAAAGATTCCCATCTTCTCCGCTGCCGGTTTGCCGCATAACGAAATCGCCGCGCAGATCTGCCGACAGGCCGGTCTCGTCAAGCGTCCCGGTGCCGGCAAAGGTGTGCACGACGACCACGAGGACAACTTCTCAATCGTGTTTGGTGCTATGGGTGTCAACATGGAGACCgcgcgcttcttcaagCAAGACTTCGAAGAGAATGGATCGCTGGACCGTGTCACGCTCTTCCTCAACTTGGCCAACGATCCCACGATCGAGCGTATCATTACGCCTCGTCTGGCGCTCACCACGGCCGAGTACTACGCCTAccagctcgaaaagcacgTGCTCGTTGTGTTGACCGACATGACGTCGTACGCCGATGCGCTGCGTGAGGTTTCAGCCGCGCGTGAAGAAGTGCCAGGTCGACGAGGTTACCCGGGTTACATGTACACGGATTTGTCGACCATCTATGAGCGTGCGGGTCGTGTGGCTGGACGAAACGGATCGATCACCCAGATCCCGATCTTGACCATGCCTAACGAAGACATGACGCACCCCATCCCTGATTTGACCGGCTACATCACCGAAGGCCAGATTTACGTGGACCGACAGCTTCACAACCGGCAAATTTACCCTCCGATCAACGTGCTGCCTTCGCTGTCGCGTTTGATGAAGTCGGCCATCGGAGCCAAGCACACGCGTGCCGATCACTCGGATGTCTCGAACCAGATGTACGCGGCGTACGCCACCGGCAGGGATGCGGCTGCAATGAAGGCGGTTGTCGGTGAAGAGGCGTTGAGCGCAGAGGACAAGCTGGCGATCGAGTTCATGGAGAACTTTGAGGGCAAGTTTATCAAGCAGGGCGCATACGAGAACAGGCACATCTTTGAGTCGTTGGACATTGGTTGGGATCTCTTGAGGATCTTCCCCAAGGAACAACTGAATAGGATCAGCCCTAAGATTATCAAGGAGTACTACTCTAGGAgggccaagaagcaggaTGCTAAGCAAGACGGCAATAAGGATACCAAGGACAACTCTCAGCAGAACGGCAACCCGAACCAAGACGCAAAGTTGGTCGATGCCTAG
- a CDS encoding putative U3 small nucleolar ribonucleoprotein component, which produces MLRRQTRERREYIYKKALESKEKQIYERKQQIREALASGKPLPPSLSSAEATELGRDLNLDAAQDVPSSSIDDEYSRGGTYDPRVLVTTSRDPSSKLTQFAKEVRLLFPNSTRLNRGGYTVSDLVAAARSNGITDMVVLHEHRGVPDAMVVSHLPHGPTLLFTLHNVVLRHEVSAQSSTVSEQYPHLIFENLSSKLGLRVQTALKHLFPVPKPDSSRVMSWINNNDFISFRHHVFLKTSHRDVQLAEVGPRFEARVYQINQGTLDQPDADIEWVLRPYMNSAKKKPQL; this is translated from the coding sequence ATGCTTCGGCGACAAACGCGCGAACGTCGCGAGTACATCTATAAAAAGGCACTCGAGTCCAAAGAGAAGCAGATCTACGaacgcaagcagcagaTCCGCGAAGCACTTGCATCGGGGAAaccgcttccaccgtcGCTGTCGTCTGCGGAAGCGACGGAGCTGGGTCGAGATTTGAACCTGGATGCGGCGCAGGATGTaccgtcaagctcgatcgacgacgagtaTTCTCGGGGTGGAACGTACGATCCGCGTGTTCTGGTGACCACTTCGCGCGATCCAAGTTCGAAGCTGACGCAGTTCGCTAAAGAGGTGCGATTGCTATTCCCCAACTCTACACGCTTGAATCGAGGTGGCTACACGGTCTCGGACTTAGTAGCTGCTGCACGAAGCAATGGCATCACAGATATGGTCGTGCTTCACGAACATAGAGGTGTACCGGACGCTATGGTGGTATCGCACTTGCCTCATGGTCCAACGCTCCTGTTCACGCTCCACAACGTCGTCCTACGCCACGAAGTGTCCGCACAATCTTCTACCGTGTCCGAACAATATCCGCACCTGATCTTTGAAAACCTGTCCTCGAAACTCGGCTTGCGCGTCCAGACCGCTCTGAAACATCTGTTTCCCGTCCCGAAACCCGACAGCTCGCGCGTCATGAGCTGGatcaacaacaacgacTTTATCAGCTTCCGCCATCACGTCTTCCTGAAAACCAGTCACCGTGACGTCCAACTCGCCGAAGTCGGCCCCAGATTCGAAGCTAGAGTCTACCAAATCAACCAAGGCACCTTGGACCAACCAGATGCCGATATAGAGTGGGTCTTGAGACCCTACATGAATTCAGCCAAGAAAAAACCCCAGttgtaa